The genomic stretch TCAATGCCCGCTCCAAGACCAAGAAGCGCGGCCTCGATCTCGGCGGCATCGCCTGGGCCAAAAGCCCGATGGCGCTCGCCACCGATCCGCAGATCGACTGCTTTGTGGAATTGATCGGCGGCGTCGATGAGCCGGCGGGACCGGCGATCGAGGCGGCGCTGTCGTCGGGCAAATCGGTGGTGACCGCCAACAAGGCGCTGATCGCCAAGCACGGGCTGCGGCTCGCCAGCCTGGCCGAGCAGCATGGCGGTGCGCTCAATTACGAGGCCGCCGTCGGCGCCGCGATCCCGGTGATCAAGACGCTGCGCGAGGGCCTCGCCGGCACCGAGATCGACCGCATCTACGGCATTCTCAACGGCACCTGCAATTACATCCTGACCCGGATGGAGCAGGAGGGGCTGTCCTTCGCCGAATGCCTGGCCGACGCCCAGCGGCTCGGTTATGCCGAGGCCAATCCGTCCTTCGACGTCGACGGCCACGACACCGCGCAGAAATTGTCGATCCTGGCCAGCCTGGCGTTCGGCACCAAGGTCGCGCAAAGCGCGGTCTCGGTCGAGGGCATCTCCTCGATCGCGCCGGAAGACCTCACCGCCGCCGCCGATCTCGGCTACCGCGTCAAGCTGCTCGGCGTCGCGGTGCGCACCGCCACCGGGATCGAGCAGCGGGTGCATCCGACCATGGTGCCGCGCGCCTCCTCGATCGCCCAGGTGATGGACGTCACCAATGCGGTGACGATCGACGGCGCCGGGATTCCGCCGATCACGCTGGTCGGCGCCGGCGCGGGCGCCGCCGCCACCGCTTCCGCGGTGGTCGCCGATATCGCCGATGTCGCGCGCGGCATTCGGACGATGCCGTTTGGCCGTCCGGTGGCGAAGCTGAAACAGATCAAGAAGGCGCCGATGGAGCGCCATGAGGGCGGCTATTATCTGCGGCTGATGGCGCGCGATCTGCCCGGCACCGCCGGCAAGATCGCGACGCGGCTTGCCGAACAGGACATTTCCATCGAATCGATCATGCAGCGCCATCCCGACGGCCGGGCCGGCGGCAATGGCGGCGCGCGCAAGGCGCAGCCGGTGCCGGTGATTCTGGTCACCTACGCGACCAGCGAGGACGCGGTGCGACGCGCGCTGGCCGCGGTGCAGCGCGACAAGGTGATCAGCGGCCGTCCGCAACTGATCAGGATCGAGAAGAACTAGCAGCCTATTCGGGCCGACGGCCCGCCATGATTTTGGGGAGTACCACCGATGTCGACAGTGATTTCCGTCCCGCCGCAGCAATTGCTGGAGCGCATTCTGACCCTTGAGATCGTGCGGGTCACCGAGCGCGCCGCGGTGTCGGCGGCGCGGCTGCGCGGCCATGGCAATGAAAAGGGCGCCGATCAGGCCGCCGTCGACGCGATGCGCCGCGAACTCAACAAGATGCCGATTGAAGGCACCATCGTGATCGGCGAGGGCGAGCGCGACGAGGCGCCGATGCTGTTCATCGGCGAGAAGGTCGGCATCAATGCCGGGCCGCAGGTCGATATTGCGGTCGATCCGCTCGAAGGCACCACGCTGTGCGCCAAGGACATGCCGGGCTCGATCGCCACCATGGCGATGGCCGATGGCGGCACGCTGCTGCACGCCCCCGACGTCTATATGGACAAGATCGCGATCGGGCCGGGCTATGACAAGCATCTGGTCGATCTCGACGCGCCGCCGGCTGAGAACATCGCCCGCCTGGCCAAGGCTAAGGGCGTGCCGATGACGCAGATCACCGCGATGGTGCTCGACCGTCCGCGCCACGCCGCATTGATCGCCGCGATCCGCGCCACCGGCGCCGCGCTGCGGCTGATCACCGACGGCGACGTCGCCGGCGTGATCCACACCGCCGATCCCGACAACACCGGCATCGACATCTATCTCGGCACCGGCGGCGCCCCCGAAGGCGTGCTGGCGGCGGCGGCGCTGCGCTGCATCGGCGGCCAGATGTATACCCGGCTGATCCTCGACAGCCACGAGAAGCGCAATCGCGCCGAATCGATGGGCGTCACCGATCCGAAATTCATCTACGCGGTCGAGGACATGGTGAAGGGCGACTGCCTGTTCGCCGCCACCGGCGTCACCGACGGCTCGCTGCTGTCCGGCGTCAAATTCCGCCATGGCGTGATCCAGACCGATACCGTGGTGATGCGCTCGGTCACCGGCACGGTGCGCTACATCAAGGCCGATCACCGCCAGCTCGAAAAATTCCACCTCGGTTGAGCGCGATGTCGCCCGCCATCCTGATCCGACCGCTGCGCGCCGACGAGCGCGCCGCGTGGGAGCCGTTATGGGCGGGCTATCTGGCGTTCTACAAGGCGACCATCGCGCCCGAGGTGAGTGACGTCACCTGGGCGCGATTTCACGATCCCGCCGAGCCGATGTTCGTGCTCGGCGCCTATGTGGACGGTAAGCTGACCGCCATCGTGCATTACATCATCCATCGCTCGTGCTGGACTATCTCCGACTATTGCTATCTGCAGGATCTGTTTGTCGCCGACAGCGCGCGCGGGCTCGGCCTCGGCCGCGCGCTGATCGAGGCGGTCTATGACAGCGCCAAGGCGGCCGGTTGCGGCCGGGTGCATTGGCTGACCCAGCCGGGCAACACCACGGCGCGACAACTGTACGACCGCATTGCCGACGATTCCGGCTTCATGCAGTATCGGAAGATCTTTTGAGCGGCCGCGACGTCATTCCGGGGTGCGAGAGCGACGCTCGAGCGAACCCGGAATCTTGCACCCGCCGCGAGATTCCGGGTCCACACGCGGCTTGCGCCGCGCGCGCCCCGGAATGACGAATTGGGTTCAACCACAAATAATAACAACAGGAGCGTCTCGATGACCGCGAAGCCCGAAGCCCCGACCGTCAAGGCGCTGCTGTTCGACATTTTCGGCACCGTGGTGGATTGGCGCTCGAGCCTGATCGCGGATTTCACCCAATGGGGCCCGACGCGCGGCATCAGCGCCGACTGGGCCGGTTTGGTCGATGCCTGGCGGCAGGCCTATGTGCCGTCGATGGACGAGGTTCGCAAACATCCCGAGCGCGGCTTCGCCATCCTCGACACGCTGCACCGGCAATCGCTGGAACGGCTGGTGGCGCAGTTCGAGATCAAGGGGCTGAACGACGACGATTTGCACTACATGACGATGGGCTGGCGCCGGCTGAAGCCGTGGCCCGACGCCGTCGCCGGGCTGACCCGGCTGAAGACCAAATACATCATCTCGCCGCTGTCGAACGGCAATGTGGCGCTGCTCACCAACATGGCCAAAAATGTCGGCCTGCCATGGGACCTGGTGCTCGGCGGCGACATTTCCGGCCACTACAAGCCGGACCCGGAAACCTATCTCGGCGCCGCCCGGCTGCTCGGCCTGGCGCCCGGCGAGGTGATGATGGTGGCCGCGCATAACAACGATCTCGCCGCCGCGCAGGCGCTCGGGCTGAAAACCGCCTTCGTGCCGCGCGTCACCGAATACGGCCCGCTGCAGAGCAAGGATTTCAAACCCGAAGGCGACTGGGATATCGTCGCGGATGGTTTTGGCGACCTGGCCCAGCAGATGAAGTGCTAGGGTTGGTGTCCCGGACGCGATGCGGCACGCCGCAACAGCGGCGCGTTCCGCAGCATCCGGGGCACGCGACGATCCGGGGATGTGCTAGAAGGCCAGCATGACGCCTCCCGCAACCGCGATCCCGACCGAGCTGCCGACCGCGTTTCTCGGGGTGGCGCGCTCCGCCACCGGCAAGCTATGGCGCGACCGGCTCGATCCGCGCGGCGCAGCAAGGGCGCTGGCGATCGCGCAGCGCTATCAATTGCCCGAAATGCTGGCGCGGGTGATCGCCGGGCGCGGCATCGAGCTCGACGCGGTGGCGGATTTTCTCGATCCGACGATCCGCAAGCTGATGCCCGATCCCTCCACCGTGACCCAGATGGAGGCCGCCGCCAAGCGCATCGCCGACGCCGTGCAGCGCGGCGAGAGCATCGCGATCTTCGGCGATTATGACGTCGACGGCGCCACCTCGGCCGCACTGCTGGCCTGGCATCTGCGGCATTGCGGGCTCGATCCTTTGATCCACATCCCCGATCGCATCTTCGAGGGCTACGGCCCCAATGTCGATGCCATCCGGATGCTGGCCGGCAAGGGCGCCACGCTGCTGGTAACGGTAGATTGCGGCACCACCAGCCTGGAGCCGCTGGCCGAAGCCCGCAAGCTCGGCATGGGCGTGGTGGTGATCGATCATCATCAATGCGGTGACGCATTGCCGCAGGTCGAGGCGCTGGTCAATCCGAACCGGGCGGACGACCTGTCCGGCCTCGGCCATCTGGCCGCGGTCGGCCTGGTATTCATCACTCTGGTCGCGGTCAATCGCGAGCTGCGCCAGCGCGGGTTCTGGAGCGCCGAAATGCCGGAGCCCGACCTGC from Rhodopseudomonas sp. BAL398 encodes the following:
- a CDS encoding homoserine dehydrogenase, with product MVAPLRVGIAGLGTVGAEVVRVIERQERALSARCGRPIRIVAVNARSKTKKRGLDLGGIAWAKSPMALATDPQIDCFVELIGGVDEPAGPAIEAALSSGKSVVTANKALIAKHGLRLASLAEQHGGALNYEAAVGAAIPVIKTLREGLAGTEIDRIYGILNGTCNYILTRMEQEGLSFAECLADAQRLGYAEANPSFDVDGHDTAQKLSILASLAFGTKVAQSAVSVEGISSIAPEDLTAAADLGYRVKLLGVAVRTATGIEQRVHPTMVPRASSIAQVMDVTNAVTIDGAGIPPITLVGAGAGAAATASAVVADIADVARGIRTMPFGRPVAKLKQIKKAPMERHEGGYYLRLMARDLPGTAGKIATRLAEQDISIESIMQRHPDGRAGGNGGARKAQPVPVILVTYATSEDAVRRALAAVQRDKVISGRPQLIRIEKN
- the glpX gene encoding class II fructose-bisphosphatase, which gives rise to MSTVISVPPQQLLERILTLEIVRVTERAAVSAARLRGHGNEKGADQAAVDAMRRELNKMPIEGTIVIGEGERDEAPMLFIGEKVGINAGPQVDIAVDPLEGTTLCAKDMPGSIATMAMADGGTLLHAPDVYMDKIAIGPGYDKHLVDLDAPPAENIARLAKAKGVPMTQITAMVLDRPRHAALIAAIRATGAALRLITDGDVAGVIHTADPDNTGIDIYLGTGGAPEGVLAAAALRCIGGQMYTRLILDSHEKRNRAESMGVTDPKFIYAVEDMVKGDCLFAATGVTDGSLLSGVKFRHGVIQTDTVVMRSVTGTVRYIKADHRQLEKFHLG
- a CDS encoding GNAT family N-acetyltransferase gives rise to the protein MSPAILIRPLRADERAAWEPLWAGYLAFYKATIAPEVSDVTWARFHDPAEPMFVLGAYVDGKLTAIVHYIIHRSCWTISDYCYLQDLFVADSARGLGLGRALIEAVYDSAKAAGCGRVHWLTQPGNTTARQLYDRIADDSGFMQYRKIF
- a CDS encoding haloacid dehalogenase type II, with the protein product MTAKPEAPTVKALLFDIFGTVVDWRSSLIADFTQWGPTRGISADWAGLVDAWRQAYVPSMDEVRKHPERGFAILDTLHRQSLERLVAQFEIKGLNDDDLHYMTMGWRRLKPWPDAVAGLTRLKTKYIISPLSNGNVALLTNMAKNVGLPWDLVLGGDISGHYKPDPETYLGAARLLGLAPGEVMMVAAHNNDLAAAQALGLKTAFVPRVTEYGPLQSKDFKPEGDWDIVADGFGDLAQQMKC